In one window of Pseudomonas putida DNA:
- a CDS encoding twin transmembrane helix small protein gives MLKAAIVLMLLATIASLFSGLVFLVKDDDQSTRLLKALTVRVILAALTVGLVAWGFISGQLVSQAPF, from the coding sequence ATGCTCAAGGCCGCGATTGTCCTGATGCTGTTGGCCACTATCGCCAGCCTGTTCAGTGGCCTGGTGTTCCTGGTCAAGGACGATGACCAGTCGACCCGCTTGCTCAAGGCCCTGACCGTGCGCGTGATCCTGGCCGCCCTGACCGTCGGCCTGGTGGCCTGGGGTTTCATCAGCGGGCAGCTGGTTTCGCAAGCGCCGTTCTGA
- a CDS encoding SURF1 family protein yields MRPFRPGLVPTLVVFALLPGLIALGCWQLRRAEEKRQLLDSYAERRIEAPVAVAQLVQLPEPAFYRVRLFGQFDPEHSLLLDNRLRDGQAGVELLQPFHDQASGQWLLVNRGWLPWPDRRVPVRFDTPAQPLALHATVYVPPGSTFQLHPDPPGGQWPHLLTAVDPAQLWQQLAREGFAHELRLEPGPASYRLDWPVVAMGPEKHLGYAVQWFALSTALVLLYLYFGWHNDNKEKRHGRRHESTGRA; encoded by the coding sequence GTGAGGCCATTTCGCCCAGGGCTGGTCCCGACCCTGGTGGTGTTCGCACTGCTGCCGGGGCTGATCGCGCTTGGCTGCTGGCAACTGCGTCGGGCCGAAGAAAAGCGCCAACTGCTCGACAGCTACGCCGAGCGGCGCATCGAGGCACCGGTGGCCGTAGCGCAGCTTGTGCAACTGCCTGAGCCGGCCTTCTACCGTGTGCGCCTGTTCGGTCAGTTCGACCCCGAGCACAGCCTGCTGCTGGACAACCGCCTGCGCGACGGCCAGGCCGGTGTCGAGCTGCTGCAACCCTTCCACGACCAGGCCAGCGGCCAGTGGTTGCTGGTCAATCGCGGCTGGTTGCCCTGGCCGGACCGCCGCGTGCCTGTGCGTTTCGACACCCCGGCCCAGCCCCTGGCGTTGCATGCCACGGTCTATGTGCCGCCAGGCAGCACCTTTCAGCTGCACCCCGACCCGCCCGGCGGCCAGTGGCCGCACCTGCTGACCGCTGTCGATCCCGCGCAGCTCTGGCAGCAGCTGGCGCGCGAAGGCTTCGCCCATGAACTGCGCCTGGAACCAGGCCCTGCCAGCTATCGGCTGGATTGGCCGGTCGTTGCCATGGGCCCGGAAAAACACCTCGGCTATGCCGTGCAGTGGTTCGCCCTGAGCACGGCGCTGGTGCTGCTGTACCTGTATTTCGGCTGGCACAACGACAACAAGGAGAAACGCCATGGCCGCCGCCACGAGTCCACTGGACGTGCCTGA
- a CDS encoding COX15/CtaA family protein, producing MARPGYRLAVFATLLALVVVLLGAYTRLTHAGLGCPDWPGCYGFIGVPKTDAQLAHAELHFPEHPVEEAKGWAEMVHRYFAGTLALVIAWLAIGAVRRHGRDGGPYRLPVLLLAVVLAQAAFGMWTVTLKLWPQVVTAHLLGGFTTLSLLFLLSLRLSRAFAPPPKLPLSLRRVAALALLVVIGQIALGGWVSANYAAVACIDLPTCHGQWWPAADFSNGFHLTQHVGPNYLGGQLDSDARTAIHISHRLGALMVVAVLLMLSWKLHRNGLSGLARLVLAALALQVGLGISNVLLHLPLGVAVAHNAGGALLLLTMVLVNYRIRVVDKVRVGLGWRLRPVTPGVSHHLRNDTWRRF from the coding sequence ATGGCCAGACCCGGTTACCGACTCGCTGTGTTCGCCACCCTGCTGGCACTGGTCGTCGTGCTGCTCGGCGCCTACACGCGCCTGACTCACGCCGGCCTCGGCTGCCCCGACTGGCCCGGCTGCTATGGCTTCATTGGGGTGCCCAAGACCGATGCGCAACTGGCCCATGCCGAGTTGCACTTCCCCGAGCATCCAGTGGAAGAAGCCAAGGGCTGGGCGGAGATGGTGCATCGTTATTTCGCCGGCACCCTGGCGCTGGTCATCGCTTGGCTGGCGATAGGTGCGGTACGTCGTCATGGCCGCGACGGCGGTCCCTACCGGTTGCCGGTGCTGCTGCTGGCCGTGGTGCTGGCACAGGCAGCGTTCGGCATGTGGACGGTGACCCTCAAACTCTGGCCGCAGGTGGTCACGGCGCATCTACTCGGAGGCTTCACCACCCTGAGCTTGCTGTTCCTGTTATCCCTGCGTCTATCCCGGGCCTTTGCGCCACCGCCCAAGCTGCCGTTGAGCCTGCGTCGGGTGGCTGCGCTGGCACTGCTGGTGGTGATTGGGCAGATCGCCCTGGGCGGGTGGGTGAGTGCCAACTACGCGGCAGTCGCCTGCATCGACTTGCCGACCTGCCATGGTCAATGGTGGCCTGCGGCAGACTTCAGCAACGGTTTCCATCTCACCCAGCACGTCGGCCCCAACTACCTGGGTGGGCAGCTCGACAGTGACGCGCGTACGGCCATCCACATCAGCCATCGCCTGGGCGCGTTGATGGTCGTGGCAGTGCTGTTGATGCTGAGCTGGAAGCTGCACCGCAATGGCCTGTCCGGCCTGGCCCGGCTGGTGCTTGCTGCCCTGGCGCTGCAGGTGGGGTTGGGAATCAGCAACGTGCTGCTGCACCTGCCGCTGGGGGTGGCTGTGGCGCACAACGCCGGGGGCGCCCTGCTGCTGCTGACCATGGTGCTGGTGAACTACCGCATTCGGGTGGTCGACAAGGTGCGTGTCGGCCTGGGCTGGCGCCTGCGGCCGGTCACGCCTGGCGTTTCCCATCACCTGAGGAACGACACGTGGCGACGGTTCTGA
- the cyoE gene encoding heme o synthase, whose protein sequence is MATVLSQGRQRAGWRDYLELTKPKVVVLMLITSLVGMFLATRAGVPWTVLLFGNLGIALCAGGAAVVNHVLDRRIDALMARTCKRPVAKGRVAPLPALAFALALAIAGMALLLAFTNPLTAWLTLASLLGYAVVYTGFLKRATPQNIVIGGLAGAAPPLLGWVAVSGHLSAEPLLLVLIIFAWTPPHFWALAIHRKEEYAKAEIPMLPVTHGEHYTKLHILLYSLVLLAVSLLPYAIHMSGPLYLACALLLGLRFVQWAWVLYRGTRPHAAIGTFKYSIAYLFLLFIALLVDHYLLLNL, encoded by the coding sequence GTGGCGACGGTTCTGAGCCAAGGGCGGCAGCGCGCCGGCTGGCGCGACTACCTGGAGCTGACCAAGCCCAAGGTGGTGGTGCTGATGCTGATCACCTCGCTGGTAGGCATGTTCCTCGCCACCCGCGCGGGTGTGCCGTGGACGGTGCTGCTGTTCGGCAATTTGGGCATCGCCCTGTGCGCCGGTGGCGCGGCGGTGGTCAACCATGTGCTGGACCGGCGCATCGACGCCTTGATGGCCCGCACCTGCAAGCGGCCGGTGGCCAAGGGACGGGTTGCGCCCCTGCCGGCGCTGGCGTTCGCCCTGGCCTTGGCAATCGCCGGGATGGCGTTGCTGCTGGCCTTCACCAATCCGCTCACAGCCTGGCTCACGCTCGCCTCCCTGTTGGGCTATGCGGTCGTCTACACCGGCTTTCTCAAGCGCGCCACGCCGCAGAACATCGTGATCGGCGGCCTGGCGGGCGCCGCCCCGCCGTTGCTGGGTTGGGTCGCGGTCAGCGGCCACCTGAGCGCGGAGCCGCTGTTGCTGGTGCTGATCATCTTTGCCTGGACGCCACCGCACTTCTGGGCCCTGGCCATCCACCGCAAGGAGGAATACGCCAAGGCCGAGATACCCATGCTGCCGGTGACCCACGGCGAGCACTACACCAAGCTGCACATCCTGCTCTACAGCCTGGTGCTGCTGGCGGTGAGCCTGCTGCCCTACGCCATCCACATGAGCGGCCCGCTCTACCTGGCCTGCGCCCTGTTGCTGGGGCTGCGCTTTGTCCAGTGGGCCTGGGTGTTGTACCGTGGCACCCGGCCGCACGCGGCGATCGGCACCTTCAAGTACTCTATCGCGTACCTGTTCCTGCTGTTCATCGCCCTGCTCGTTGACCACTACCTGTTGCTGAACCTATGA
- a CDS encoding SCO family protein, giving the protein MTRTQKTVFILVALVALIMGLTVNKVLNGRSEANPAELIDAGIILLPQSRSVPDVTMNDQNGQPVALDQLKGKWSLLFFGYTYCPDICPTTLAQLRQVKSELPKEAIDRLQVVLVSVDPNRDTAQQLKQYLGYFDKDFVGLAGSIEDTQKLANALSIPFIPADTSKPGYTVDHSGNLAVVGPDGRQRGFIRAPFNNQKLVAQLPGLVKRD; this is encoded by the coding sequence ATGACCCGAACCCAGAAAACCGTCTTCATCCTCGTTGCCCTGGTCGCGCTGATCATGGGCTTGACCGTCAACAAGGTGCTCAATGGCCGTAGCGAGGCCAACCCGGCCGAGCTGATCGATGCCGGCATCATCCTCCTGCCGCAGAGCCGCAGCGTGCCGGATGTGACCATGAACGACCAGAACGGCCAGCCAGTGGCGCTGGATCAGTTGAAGGGCAAGTGGTCGTTGCTGTTCTTCGGCTACACCTACTGCCCGGACATCTGCCCAACCACGTTGGCGCAGTTGCGCCAGGTGAAGAGCGAGTTGCCCAAGGAGGCAATCGACCGTTTGCAGGTGGTACTGGTAAGCGTCGACCCGAACCGCGACACGGCTCAGCAGCTCAAGCAGTACCTGGGCTATTTCGACAAGGATTTCGTGGGGCTGGCAGGTTCCATCGAGGATACCCAGAAGCTGGCCAATGCCCTGAGCATTCCGTTCATCCCGGCGGACACCAGCAAGCCAGGGTACACCGTCGATCACAGTGGCAACCTGGCGGTGGTCGGGCCGGACGGGCGTCAGCGCGGGTTCATTCGTGCGCCGTTCAACAACCAGAAGCTGGTGGCGCAGTTGCCGGGGCTGGTCAAGCGGGATTGA
- a CDS encoding MetQ/NlpA family ABC transporter substrate-binding protein: MKKLFAVVAAVAAFSANAAETLTVAATPVPHAEILNFVKPQLAKEGVELKVKEFTDYIQPNVQVAEKRLDANFFQHQPYLDEFNKAKGTKLVSVAGVHIEPLGIYSAKIKKLDELPSGATVVIPNDATNGGRALLLLDKAGVIKLKDNTNILSTVKDVAENPKGVKFRELEAATIPRVLTQVDAALINTNYALEAKLNPEKDALAIEGSDSPYVNILVTREDNKDADAVKKLVQALHSPEVKQFINEKYKGAVVPAF; this comes from the coding sequence ATGAAAAAGCTGTTCGCTGTCGTCGCCGCCGTCGCGGCCTTCTCGGCCAATGCCGCCGAAACCCTGACCGTCGCCGCCACCCCGGTGCCGCACGCCGAGATCCTCAACTTCGTCAAACCACAGCTGGCGAAGGAAGGCGTGGAGCTGAAGGTCAAGGAGTTCACCGACTACATTCAACCGAACGTGCAGGTCGCGGAAAAACGCCTGGACGCCAACTTCTTCCAGCACCAGCCTTACCTGGATGAATTCAACAAGGCCAAGGGCACCAAGCTGGTCAGCGTTGCCGGCGTGCACATCGAGCCACTGGGCATCTACTCGGCCAAGATCAAGAAGCTCGATGAACTGCCATCGGGCGCCACCGTGGTCATCCCCAATGACGCCACCAACGGCGGCCGCGCTCTGCTGCTGCTGGACAAGGCTGGCGTGATCAAGCTCAAGGACAACACCAACATCCTGTCCACCGTGAAGGATGTGGCTGAAAATCCGAAGGGTGTGAAATTCCGCGAACTGGAAGCGGCCACCATCCCGCGCGTGCTGACCCAGGTCGATGCAGCGCTGATCAACACCAACTACGCCCTGGAAGCCAAGCTCAATCCAGAGAAGGACGCCCTGGCCATCGAAGGCAGCGACTCGCCGTACGTGAACATCCTGGTGACCCGTGAGGACAACAAGGACGCGGACGCGGTGAAGAAGCTGGTGCAGGCTCTGCACTCGCCTGAGGTGAAGCAGTTCATCAACGAGAAGTACAAGGGCGCCGTGGTGCCGGCGTTCTAA
- a CDS encoding methionine ABC transporter permease has translation MDALNFFANVDWAEISLATGDTLIMLFGSLLFTVLLGLPLGVLLFLCGPRQMFEQKGVYALLSLIVNILRSLPFIILLIVMIPITVLITGTSLGVAGAIPPLVVGATPFFARLVETALREVDRGIIEATQSMGATTRQIITNALLPEARPGIFAAITVTAITLVSYTAMAGVVGAGGLGDLAIRFGYQRFQTDVMIVTVVLLLVLVQILQSVGDKLVVHFSRK, from the coding sequence ATGGACGCCCTGAATTTCTTCGCCAACGTCGACTGGGCCGAGATTTCCCTCGCCACCGGCGACACCCTGATCATGCTGTTCGGCTCGCTGCTGTTCACGGTGCTGCTCGGCCTGCCACTGGGCGTGCTGCTGTTCCTCTGCGGGCCCCGGCAGATGTTCGAGCAGAAGGGCGTCTACGCGCTGCTGTCGCTGATCGTCAACATCCTGCGTTCGCTGCCGTTCATCATCCTGTTGATCGTGATGATTCCGATCACCGTGCTGATCACCGGTACCTCGCTGGGCGTGGCCGGTGCCATTCCGCCACTGGTCGTGGGCGCCACGCCATTCTTCGCGCGCCTGGTCGAGACCGCACTGCGCGAGGTGGACCGCGGCATCATCGAAGCCACCCAGTCGATGGGCGCCACCACCCGCCAGATCATCACCAACGCCTTGCTGCCGGAGGCCCGTCCGGGCATCTTCGCGGCCATCACCGTCACCGCCATCACCCTGGTGTCCTACACCGCGATGGCCGGTGTGGTGGGCGCGGGCGGCCTCGGCGACCTGGCCATCCGCTTCGGCTACCAGCGTTTCCAGACCGACGTGATGATCGTCACGGTGGTACTGCTGTTGGTACTGGTGCAGATTCTGCAGAGCGTCGGCGACAAGCTGGTCGTACATTTTTCCCGTAAGTAA